In Macrobrachium rosenbergii isolate ZJJX-2024 chromosome 16, ASM4041242v1, whole genome shotgun sequence, a single genomic region encodes these proteins:
- the LOC136847168 gene encoding putative inorganic phosphate cotransporter: MVRKYSVGGDDVSQVSGSINSLLDLGNTAAPRGVPDEEGERKEGNKIKGWKCQSTVALLGFFGITVGYLVRVGLSIAIVAMVGRNTTNFHSSANQTNDVCPVPSDKGDVPESEVGDFNWDKNTQGMILASFFYGYLSTSLLGGRAAELYGGRIIFGLGIVLTSVLAIASPLCAYISKEALIVNRILQGMAQGVIFPAINTLMATWTTPKERSKTVTHIYIGIQAGTITGMSLGGWLCNLKSFGGWSLVFYVFGGTGILWGIAWFLLIHDRPETHPRISPEELRHLQQCKSSVKSAEVVAIPWKALMKSKAFLAIVLMYFSNGYGFYTLLTGLPTYFSDVQHFDLNQSGWTSAIPYLAMWAVSEFWAQVMNWLTVNDKISITQVRVLSNTVGSYGPALCLVAMCFVGCNSTVAMVIICLAVGLNGTCYAGYCSSTQDIAPNLAGTLLGLGNTLGGLSGSVAPMIMGAITNSNQTVGAWRIVFIIPICLWVAASTFYFIFITAEVQSWNEPTKKKKVKEENGPDQEYDGAQENATDELMNEIKNCSNNV; encoded by the exons ATGGTCAGAAAATATTCAGTTGGAGGAGATGACGTCAGTCAAGTCTCAGGCAGCATCAACAGTCTGTTGGATCTTGGCAACACTGCTGCTCCACGCGGAGTCCCGGATGAAGAAGGCGAGCGGA AGGAAGGCAATAAGATCAAGGGATGGAAATGTCAGTCCACGGTGGCACTTCTTGGATTCTTCGGTATAACTGTAGGATACTTGGTAAGAGTTGGTCTATCAATAGCTATTGTTGCGATGGTTGGGAGAAACACCACCAACTTTCACTCTTCAGCTAATCAGACGAATGATGTGTGTCCTGTACCATCTGACAAGGGAGACGTCCCAGAAAGCGAG GTGGGAGACTTCAACTGGGACAAGAACACCCAGGGGATGATACTGGCTTCATTTTTCTATGGGTACCTCTCGACGAGTCTCTTGGGCGGACGAGCAGCCGAGCTGTATGGGGGACGAATTATCTTCGGCCTCGGAATTGTTTTGACATCGGTCCTTGCAATTGCATCTCCTCTGTGCGCATACATTTCAAAGGAGGCTCTAATAGTAAACCGGATCTTGCAAGGAATGGCTCAG GGCGTCATTTTTCCTGCCATCAATACGCTTATGGCAACTTGGACTACACCAAAGGAAAGAAGCAAAacagttacacacatatatattg GTATCCAGGCAGGTACTATAACTGGTATGTCTCTTGGCGGCTGGCTGTGCAACTTGAAATCCTTCGGCGGCTGGTCTTTGGTTTTTTACGTTTTTGGAGGAACCGGTATATTGTGGGGCATTGCGTGGTTCCTCCTGATTCATGACAGGCCTGAAACTCATCCAAGAATCTCTCCAGAAGAACTTCGGCACCTGCAGCAGTGCAAGTCATCTGTTAAGAGCGCAGAG GTTGTCGCCATACCATGGAAAGCTTTAATGAAATCAAAAGCATTTTTGGCCATTGTACTGATGTACTTCAGCAATGGTTATGGATTCTATACACTCCTGACAGGACTCCCTACGTATTTCAGCGATGTCCAGCACTTCGATTTGAATCAA AGCGGTTGGACATCAGCCATCCCCTACCTTGCCATGTGGGCTGTCAGTGAGTTTTGGGCCCAAGTGATGAACTGGCTGACGGTGAATGACAAAATTTCCATCACGCAAGTGAGAGTTCTCTCAAACACCGTGG GTTCTTATGGTCCCGCCCTGTGCTTGGTGGCTATGTGCTTCGTCGGGTGCAATTCCACCGTAGCCATGGTGATCATTTGCTTGGCAGTCGGTCTGAACGGTACTTGTTACGCCGGCTACTGTTCGTCGACCCAGGACATCGCGCCTAATTTGGCCGGGACTCTTTTAGGTCTAGGCAACACCCTTGGCGGTCTGTCGGGTTCAGTCGCCCCCATGATAATGGGAGCGATCACGAACAGTAAC CAAACGGTTGGGGCGTGGCGAATAGTCTTCATAATTCCGATCTGCCTCTGGGTAGCGGCCAGCACCTTCTATTTCATCTTCATCACTGCCGAAGTC